The following is a genomic window from Amycolatopsis acidiphila.
CCACATCGCGTTGCTCATCGGCTACGGCGTGGCCGCGGTGAACCCGTACCTGGCGATGGCCACCGTCGAGGAGCTGGCCCACCAGGGCAAGATCCCCGGCGTCACGCCGAAGCAGGCGACCCGGAACCTGATCAAGGCGCTGGGCAAGGGCGTGCGCAAGACCATGTCGAAGATGGGAGTGTCCACTGTGGCGTCCTACACCGGCGCCCAGATCTTCGAGGCGATCGGGCTCGGCGAGGAGGTCGTCGACACCTGCTTCGCGGGCACGACGTCCCGCCTGGGCGGCGTCGGCTTCGAGACACTGGCGCAGGAGGTGACCGAACGGCACAAGCGCGCCTTCCCGCGCGACACCATGCGCCCGGCGCACCGCGAGCTGGAGACGGGCGCGGACTACCAGTGGCGCCGTGAGGGCGAGCCGCACCTGTTCAACCCGCAGACGGTGTTCAAGCTGCAGCACTCGACGCGCTCCGGGAAGTACGAGATCTTCAAGGAGTACACCAAGGCCGTCGACGACCAGGCCGAGAAGCTGATGACGCTGCGCGGCCTGTTCGACTTCAAGGTGGGCGAGCGGCCGCCGGTGCCGGTCGAGGAGGTCGAGCCGGTCTCCGAGATCGTCAAGCGGTTCGCCACCGGCGCGATCTCCTACGGCTCGATCTCGATGGAGATGCACCAGACCCTCGCGATCGCGATGAACCGCCTCGGCGGCAAGTCCAACACCGGGGAGGGCGGCGAGGACCCGGAGCGGCTCTACGACCCGGAGCGGCGCTCCGCGGTCAAGCAGGTGGCGAGCGGCCGGTTCGGCGTGACGAGCGAGTACCTGGTCAACGCCGACGACATCCAGATCAAGATGGCGCAGGGCGCGAAGCCCGGCGAAGGCGGCCAGCTGCCCGGCGCGAAGGTGTACCCGTGGATCGCGAAGACGCGGTACTCCACGCCCGGCGTCGGGCTCATCTCGCCGCCGCCGCACCACGACATCTACTCGATCGAGGATCTGGCGCAGCTGATCCACGACCTGAAGAACGCCAACCCGGCGGCGCGGATCCACGTGAAGCTGGTGTCCGAGGTCGGCGTCGGGACCGTGGCGGCCGGCGTCTCCAAGGCGCATGCGGACGTCGTGCTCATCTCCGGGCATGACGGCGGCACGGGCGCCTCGCCACTGTCGTCGATCAAGCACGCCGGCGGGCCCTGGGAGCTCGGCCTCGCCGAGACGCAGCAGACGTTGCTGGCCAACAGGTTGCGGGACCGGATCGTCGTGCAGACCGACGGGCAGCTCAAGACGGGCCGGGACGTGGTGATCGCGGCCCTGCTCGGCGCCGAGGAGTTCGGCTTCGCGACCGCGCCGCTGGTGGTTTCGGGCTGCATCATGATGCGGGTCTGTCACCTCGACACCTGCCCGGTCGGCGTCGCGACGCAGAACCCCAAGCTGCGCGAGAAGTTCAGCGGCAAGGCCGAGTACGTGGTGAACTTCTTCGAGTTCATCGCGCAGGAGGTCCGGGAGTACCTGGCGGAGCTGGGTTTCCGGTCGATCGAGGAGGCCGTCGGGCACGCCGAGCTGCTCGACAAGCGGCGTGCGGTCGAGCACTGGAAGGCCGCCGGGCTCGACCTGGCGCCGATCTTCCACGTGCCCGAGCTGGAGCCGCGGGCCGCGCGGCACCAGGTCGTCGCGCAGGACCACGGGCTGGACAAGGCATTGGACAACACGCTCATCCAGCTGGCCGAGGGCGCGCTGTCCTCTGGCGACCGGGTGAAGCTCGAACTGCCGGTGCGCAACGTGAACCGGACCGTCGGCACCATGCTGGGCTCGGAGCTGACGAAGCGCTGGGGCGGCGAGGGCCTGCCCGACGACACGATCGACGTGACCTTCACCGGCACGGCGGGGCAGTCGTTCGGCGCGTTCGTGCCGCGCGGGATCACCCTGCGGCTCATCGGCGACGCGAACGACTACGTCGCGAAGGGACTCTCCGGCGGGCGGGTCGTCGTGCGGCCGCCGCGGGAGTCGCAGTTCGCCGCGGAGGAGCACATCATCGCGGGCAACGTGATCGGCTACGGCGCGACCGCCGGCGAGATCTTCCTGCGCGGCAAGGTCGGCGAGCGGTTCTGCGTGCGCAACTCCGGTGCGCTGGCCGTCGTCGAGGGCGTGGGCGACCACGGCTGCGAGTACATGACCGGCGGCCGCGTGGTCGTGCTCGGCGGCACCGGCCGCAACTTCGCGGCCGGGATGTCCGGTGGCGTGGCGTACGTGCTGGACCTCTCGCCGCTGCGGGTCAACCGGGAGATGGTGGACCTGGACCCGCTGGACGACGAGGACACCGAGTTCCTGCGCGACGCCGTCGAACGGCACTACGCGGAGACGGAGTCGGTGGTGGCGCACGCGTTGCTGGCCGACTGGGACGTGGCCGTCGAGCGGTTCGGCAAGGTCATGCCCAAGGACTACAAGCGGGTTCTGCAGGCTCAGGCCGCGGCCGAACGCGACGGCCGCGACGTGAACGACGCGATCATGGAGGCGGCACATGGCTGACCCCAAGGGTTTTCTCACCACCAAGCGGGAGACCCCGAAGACCCGGCCGGTCGACATCCGGATCATGGACTGGCGCGAGGTCTACGAGGACTTCCACTCGAGCAAGCTGGAGAAGCAGGCCGGGCGCTGCATGGACTGCGGCATCCCGTTCTGCCACCAGGGCTGTCCGCTGGGGAACCTGATCCCCGAGTGGAACAACCTGGTGTGGCGGCAGGACTGGCGCGACGCGATCGAGCGGTTGCACGCGACCAACAACTTCCCGGAGTTCACCGGCACGCTGTGCCCGGCGCCGTGCGAGACCGCGTGCGTGCTCGGCATCAACGACGACCCGGTGACGATCAAGCGGGTCGAGATCTCGATCATCGACCGCGCGTGGGAGGAAGGCTGGGTCCCGCCGCAGCCGCCGGAGACGCGGACGGGCAAGAAGGTCGCCGTGGTCGGCTCCGGACCCTCGGGCCTGGCCGCGGCGCAGCAGCTGACCCGCGCCGGGCACGATGTGGTGGTGTTCGAGCGGTCCGACGCCATCGGCGGGCTGCTGCGGTACGGCATCCCCGCGTTCAAGATGGAGAAGTGGCGGCTGGACCGGCGGCTGGACCAGATGCGTGCGGAGGGCACGGAGTTCCGGGCCGGGGTGAACGTCGGCGTCGACATCACCGCCGAGGAGCTGCGCTCGTCGTACGACGCCGTGGTGCTGGCCGGTGGCGCGACCGCGTGGCGCGACCTGCCGATCACCGGTCGCGAGACGACGGGCGTGTACCAGGCGATGGAGTACCTGCCGTGGGCCAACCGGGTCGCCGCGGGCGAGCTGGAGGCGCCGCCGATCAGCGCCGAGGGCAAGCACGTGGTGGTCATCGGCGGCGGTGACACCGGCGCGGACTGCGTCGGCACCGCGCACCGCCAGGGCGCCGCTTCGGTGACGCAGCTGGAAATCATGCCGCGGCCGCCGGAGGCACGTTCGGACGCGCACCCGTGGCCGACGTACCCGATGATCTACCGCGTGTCGTCGGCGCACGAAGAGGGCGGCGAGCGGCTGTACTCGGTGAACACGCAGGAGTTCGTCGCCGACGACGCGGGCGAGTTGCGGGCGCTGCGGCTGGTCGAGGTGCGCAACGAGGGCGGCAAGTTCGTGCCGGTCGAGGGCACCGAGAAGGAGCTGCCGGCGCAGCTGGTGCTGCTGGCGATGGGCTTCGTCGGGCCGCAGCGGGAGGGCCTGCTCGAGTCGCTGGGAGTGGAGCTGGACCAGCGCGGCAACGTGGCCCGTGATGAGGCGTTCCGCACGAGCCTGGACAACGTGTTCGTGGCCGGCGACATGGGCCGTGGCCAGTCGCTGATCGTGTGGGCGATCGCGGAGGGCCGCGCCGCCGCCGCCGGCGTCGACCGCTACCTCATGCCGGAGCGCGACCTCCTGCCGGCGCCCATCTCGCCGACGGACCGTCCGATCGCCTGAGTTCTCCTCGACCGCCTCCGGCAGACCTGCTCTGCCGGAGGCGGTCCCGCTCATCCGCCTCGCGCGCCGGCACGCGCCGGCGAACGGCGAGATGCCGCGAGGATGACGCCCGCCGCGGCGAGCGTGAAACCCGCTATCGCAAATCCCGACAAAGGCTCGTCCAGCGTGACCGCGGCAATGATCGCGGTCACCGAGGGAACGAGGAAGAACATCGTACTGGCTCGTACCACCTCGCCACGACGGATCATCGCGTAAAACAGGGTGAAGGCGATGATGGAGTTCACCAATGCCAGCCAGCCCACGCTGAACACGAACAATCCGGCTTGGTCGATGTGCACGTCTTCGAAGACGAAGGCGCACGCGGCTGCCAGGCAGGTCGACGCGAGCAGCTGGACCGCAGCCCCGGTCCTGAGGTCCATTTCCGGGCAGAACTTCTTCTGATAGACAGTGCCACCACTCAGCGCGAGCAGGCCCACCACCGTCACGACGACGCCCGCGAAGTAACGCTCGGAAAAGTCGAGTCCCTTCGCCACGGCCAGGACAACCCCGGCGATGCCGAGGAGGAATCCCCACAGCTGCCTCGGGGTCAGTCGCTCACCGAGGGCAGGCCCGGCGAGCAACGCCGTGAGCAGCGGATTGAGCCCGATCACCAGCGACGAGATGGCGGCGGGCACACCAAGCTTGAAGCCGCTGTACACAGCGAGAAACTGCAAGCCCTGCACCAGGACCCCGGCAACCGCGATATGCGCGAAGGCCCGTTTGCCCTTAGGCCACGGAGCCTTCGTCAACCCCACGATGCCGAACATGACGAGTGTCGCCAGACCGAACCGCGCGAGCAGAAGAGTGAACGGCGGCGCGCTCCGGACGCCTAGATCACCGACGACGTATGCGCTGCTCCACGCCAACACGAATGTGACCGGCACCCCAGCTGTGAGTGCGATCGATCTCAGTCCCGGCCGGCTCGGCGACCTGGAGCGCAACCAGGCCATCCGCTCGAGAAAGCCCCAGTCCAGAGCCTTCGTGCTGTCACTGTTTCTCATGGTGCTCCTGAAAGTCTCGAGCGCGTAGAGCTTGGCAGGATCATGACCTGGGAAACCGAGAGCCGACGAGGCGGTCCTGGCCGAATACCTTCATTGTGACGTTCCACAAAGGAAATTTTTCTTATTTTAGGTCGGTAACAGCCGTCTTTCATCCGCTATCCCAGTGAGGACATGGCAACCGCCGAGCGTAATAAGAGCCCTGATCCCTACACACGGTCACCCCGGCTGTTATGACGAATTTCTGACTCATAGTCGAACTTACGCTGTACATAAGTCAACTCTTCGAGTAAACGCGCCGCAGAACGCGGACGCGGTTTGACGCGCCATACCGATCCACGGAGAGGCAGTGAACCGGTATCCTCCCATCGAAGCCAGCCGTCGCGATCAATCCTGCTCCTGGTAGCGCCGTTGTTGTCAGGGTGCAAACTGAACGGGAGATCGAGCAGGCCTTTCCCGAAGGCGATCCGCAACGCGATGCCGAGATCGTCATCGAGATCGAGAACAGCTCGTACGATGGCGGCGGCTTCCGCGTAGGTTTGGGAATCACTCTCGAGTGGGACGCCCGAAGGTGGCAGCACCTCGGCAAATGCGGCAGCCTGCTCCAGGGCCGAGATGTTCTCCTGGACCGAGGGTATTCGCTGCGCCTCCACAGTGGTCTTGACGATCAGGCGCTCCGCTCCCGTATACACGGCGAGTGCGACAGCCTGCTCCAAAACCCGGGCTCCACCCGCTGCCGTTCGCGGATAAACGCCCATATAGGCGTAAATGACAACGTGCCAATCTACTGCGGGTAGAAGCTCACGACACAATCGGCGTAATGCGGCGACCGCCTCACAGTCCTGCTCCAAGTTGGTCTGCTGAGCGTAACTGAGTGAGATGCTCCGGAGACCGTGCTGGACGAAGAAGAGCCCCTCCAGAATCGCGATCGCGACCAGTTGGCCGGGTGGGCAGAGCTGTCCGAGCATGCACCCGCCGAACGTCTCCAGATGTGGCTCCATCTGTTGCGACCGGAGCTCCGCCAAGCCGTCGCAACACTTCGCCCAACTCGTTATCGACTCGCGCAGCGGCGTCCGGCCATAGGGAAGGCAATAGGACACGGGCCCTCCCTCAGTCGCGCCCAAGGGAATCGCACGCAATACCTCGAAGACCCCGAGCGGTAGGGCTGTGCCGTGCCGCACCTGGATGGGAAAGTCCTGGTCCGAGACCGAAGCCACCCATCGCGTTACGTCGACCGGATGAGTGACCAGCGGATAGCCGTTGAGCGGGATGCCCTCCCGCAAGGCCTGCTCGGCAAGATCGAGGCGGCCGACTCGGGTGTGGGCGTCCAGGGTTATGGTTCCGGCAGTAGTCGCGTCAGCGTGCCTGGTGGCAAGCAGCCCGGCGCGCATCGCGGCAGGTTCGGCGAAGCCCATCCGGGGCTGGACGACCAGGTTGCCACGGTTCGCCTGCCGCCGTACGTACCGGCCGAAATCAGACTGGTCCGTGGTCATCATGGCCGTGCGCAGGGCACTGTGGTCGACGTGCGGGACATCCGGCCGGCTACCTCCTCGGCCATCCCCGCCAACAGTTCACGAAACAC
Proteins encoded in this region:
- the gltB gene encoding glutamate synthase large subunit translates to MTRHSSTRPEGLYDAQYEHDACGVAFVADLAGRRDHEIVRKALVALRNLEHRGARGAEPDTGDGAGILIQVPDAFYRAVVDFALPEAGGYAVGTAFLPTGDTARGRAMSAIEGIAAEEGMAVLGWRELPVDPEHVGPTAKNVMPHFSQVFLAPREEGVAGLALERLAFCVRKRAEHALEPEGVYFPSLSSRTIVYKGMLTEPQVERFFPDLTDERVVSAIGLVHSRFSTNTFPSWPLAHPYRYVAHNGEINTLRGNRNWMDARESMLATDLIPGDLKRLFPITTRGASDSATFDEVLELLHLGGRSLPHSVLMMIPEAWENHEEMDPVRRAFYEFHSALMEPWDGPALVSFTDGTQIGAVLDRNGLRPARYWVTEDGLVVLASEVGVLELDPASIVRKGRLEPGRMFLVDTAEGRIIDDEEIKGGLATQHPYGEWVDNGLVRLEELPEREREVPTHASLVRRQQAFGYTEEELETLLEPMARGGAEPIGSMGNDSPLAPLSSRPRQIFDYFTQLFAQVTNPPLDAIREELVTSLGTQLGAEPNLLEAGPEHCRKIVLPFPVLDNDELAKLVHINDDGELPEFQAVTVLGRYEVDGGGKALVERLNEICTEVSEAIEDGARLIVLSDRGVDERHAAIPSLLLTGAVHHHLVRQKTRTQVGLVVESGDAREVHHIALLIGYGVAAVNPYLAMATVEELAHQGKIPGVTPKQATRNLIKALGKGVRKTMSKMGVSTVASYTGAQIFEAIGLGEEVVDTCFAGTTSRLGGVGFETLAQEVTERHKRAFPRDTMRPAHRELETGADYQWRREGEPHLFNPQTVFKLQHSTRSGKYEIFKEYTKAVDDQAEKLMTLRGLFDFKVGERPPVPVEEVEPVSEIVKRFATGAISYGSISMEMHQTLAIAMNRLGGKSNTGEGGEDPERLYDPERRSAVKQVASGRFGVTSEYLVNADDIQIKMAQGAKPGEGGQLPGAKVYPWIAKTRYSTPGVGLISPPPHHDIYSIEDLAQLIHDLKNANPAARIHVKLVSEVGVGTVAAGVSKAHADVVLISGHDGGTGASPLSSIKHAGGPWELGLAETQQTLLANRLRDRIVVQTDGQLKTGRDVVIAALLGAEEFGFATAPLVVSGCIMMRVCHLDTCPVGVATQNPKLREKFSGKAEYVVNFFEFIAQEVREYLAELGFRSIEEAVGHAELLDKRRAVEHWKAAGLDLAPIFHVPELEPRAARHQVVAQDHGLDKALDNTLIQLAEGALSSGDRVKLELPVRNVNRTVGTMLGSELTKRWGGEGLPDDTIDVTFTGTAGQSFGAFVPRGITLRLIGDANDYVAKGLSGGRVVVRPPRESQFAAEEHIIAGNVIGYGATAGEIFLRGKVGERFCVRNSGALAVVEGVGDHGCEYMTGGRVVVLGGTGRNFAAGMSGGVAYVLDLSPLRVNREMVDLDPLDDEDTEFLRDAVERHYAETESVVAHALLADWDVAVERFGKVMPKDYKRVLQAQAAAERDGRDVNDAIMEAAHG
- a CDS encoding glutamate synthase subunit beta translates to MADPKGFLTTKRETPKTRPVDIRIMDWREVYEDFHSSKLEKQAGRCMDCGIPFCHQGCPLGNLIPEWNNLVWRQDWRDAIERLHATNNFPEFTGTLCPAPCETACVLGINDDPVTIKRVEISIIDRAWEEGWVPPQPPETRTGKKVAVVGSGPSGLAAAQQLTRAGHDVVVFERSDAIGGLLRYGIPAFKMEKWRLDRRLDQMRAEGTEFRAGVNVGVDITAEELRSSYDAVVLAGGATAWRDLPITGRETTGVYQAMEYLPWANRVAAGELEAPPISAEGKHVVVIGGGDTGADCVGTAHRQGAASVTQLEIMPRPPEARSDAHPWPTYPMIYRVSSAHEEGGERLYSVNTQEFVADDAGELRALRLVEVRNEGGKFVPVEGTEKELPAQLVLLAMGFVGPQREGLLESLGVELDQRGNVARDEAFRTSLDNVFVAGDMGRGQSLIVWAIAEGRAAAAGVDRYLMPERDLLPAPISPTDRPIA
- a CDS encoding DMT family transporter, with the protein product MRNSDSTKALDWGFLERMAWLRSRSPSRPGLRSIALTAGVPVTFVLAWSSAYVVGDLGVRSAPPFTLLLARFGLATLVMFGIVGLTKAPWPKGKRAFAHIAVAGVLVQGLQFLAVYSGFKLGVPAAISSLVIGLNPLLTALLAGPALGERLTPRQLWGFLLGIAGVVLAVAKGLDFSERYFAGVVVTVVGLLALSGGTVYQKKFCPEMDLRTGAAVQLLASTCLAAACAFVFEDVHIDQAGLFVFSVGWLALVNSIIAFTLFYAMIRRGEVVRASTMFFLVPSVTAIIAAVTLDEPLSGFAIAGFTLAAAGVILAASRRSPARAGARGG
- a CDS encoding methylaspartate mutase yields the protein MMTTDQSDFGRYVRRQANRGNLVVQPRMGFAEPAAMRAGLLATRHADATTAGTITLDAHTRVGRLDLAEQALREGIPLNGYPLVTHPVDVTRWVASVSDQDFPIQVRHGTALPLGVFEVLRAIPLGATEGGPVSYCLPYGRTPLRESITSWAKCCDGLAELRSQQMEPHLETFGGCMLGQLCPPGQLVAIAILEGLFFVQHGLRSISLSYAQQTNLEQDCEAVAALRRLCRELLPAVDWHVVIYAYMGVYPRTAAGGARVLEQAVALAVYTGAERLIVKTTVEAQRIPSVQENISALEQAAAFAEVLPPSGVPLESDSQTYAEAAAIVRAVLDLDDDLGIALRIAFGKGLLDLPFSLHPDNNGATRSRIDRDGWLRWEDTGSLPLRGSVWRVKPRPRSAARLLEELTYVQRKFDYESEIRHNSRGDRV